The Geotrypetes seraphini chromosome 8, aGeoSer1.1, whole genome shotgun sequence genome includes a region encoding these proteins:
- the LOC117365501 gene encoding 60S acidic ribosomal protein P2-like — translation MRYIAAYLSAVLSGNECPNSKDLKKILDSVGIETDDEHINKVINELNGKNIEEVIAQGNGKLASMPAGGAIVVSVGASSAAEKKVEKEESDDDMGCGLFH, via the coding sequence ATGCGCTACATTGCAGCTTACCTTTCGGCTGTACTCAGCGGCAATGAATGCCCCAATTCTAAGGACTTGAAGAAGATCCTGGACAGCGTTGGCATTGAAACAGATGACGAGCACATCAACAAGGTTATCAACGAACTGAATGGTAAAAATATTGAGGAAGTCATTGCCCAGGGGAATGGAAAGCTTGCCAGTATGCCTGCTGGTGGTGCTATAGTTGTCTCAGTTGGTGCCAGTTCTGCTGCTGAGAAGAAGGTAGAGAAAGAAGAATCTGATGATGACATGGGATGTGGTCTTTTTCACTAA